A genomic stretch from Solanum stenotomum isolate F172 chromosome 8, ASM1918654v1, whole genome shotgun sequence includes:
- the LOC125874726 gene encoding miraculin-like codes for MKKLFILQFISIFAIFTNSWLCEASSATNPVLDITGKILRTEKTYFIVPINGEKYGGVAVETVGNNKTCQLSVIQKRYVEPHGHGLELIPVDKKKGVIRVSIDLNVAIYSTYDCLHSTMWQLEKYDGGRYFINVGPKVRRNNWFRIEKYGQGYKFVYCKVICKDVGVVMVNGQRRLGLINGAPLVFNFKKEILEGR; via the coding sequence atgaagaaattattcATATTACAATTTATCTCTATTTTTGCCATCTTCACAAATTCTTGGCTTTGTGAAGCATCTTCAGCAACTAATCCAGTTCTTGACATAACCGGCAAAATTCTCCGAAcagaaaaaacatattttatagtTCCAATTAACGGCGAAAAATACGGTGGCGTTGCCGTGGAAACCGTAGGCAATAATAAGACATGTCAACTTAGTGTCATACAAAAACGTTACGTTGAACCACACGGCCACGGCCTGGAATTAATCCCAGTCGATAAAAAGAAAGGTGTAATTCGCGTGTCCATTGATTTAAACGTTGCAATTTACAGTACCTACGATTGTCTTCATTCGACAATGTGGCAACTAGAGAAATATGATGGAGGGAGGTATTTTATTAATGTTGGTCCTAAGGTTAGAAGGAATAATTGGTTCAGAATTGAGAAGTATGGGCAGGGTTATAAATTTGTTTACTGTAAAGTTATTTGTAAAGATGTTGGAGTTGTTatggtcaatggtcagaggcGTTTAGGGCTTATAAATGGTGCCCCTCTTGTGTTCAACTTTAAGAAGGAAATTCTTGAAGGTCGTTGA
- the LOC125872481 gene encoding miraculin-like — translation MNKVLLLLLLCVFAIFTSSNSAPEPDPILDINGKILQTHTTYFVVPVNHKYGGISLETTGNEKCQLGVVQEIYDVHGGSVALLPLNPKEGVIRVSTDLNIAIFSTHGCGDQSTVWQLETYDSKTGKYFIKDGGVEGNPGPKTIRNWFKIDKYGHGYKFVYCPSVCSKCKVICKDVGVYMKNEQRRLALSNVPLVFNFKKEEFTS, via the coding sequence ATGAATAAAGTTTTGCTATTACTTCTTCTCTGTGTCTTTGCCATCTTCACAAGTTCCAATTCTGCACCTGAACCCGATCCGATTCTTGACATAAACGGAAAAATCCTCCAAACACACACTACGTATTTCGTAGTCCCAGTAAATCACAAATATGGTGGGATTTCTTTAGAAACAACTGGCAATGAAAAATGTCAACTTGGTGTAGTTCAAGAAATATACGATGTGCACGGAGGCTCCGTGGCATTATTACCACTGAACCCAAAGGAAGGTGTAATACGTGTGTCTACTGATTTAAATATCGCGATTTTCAGCACCCACGGGTGTGGTGATCAATCTACAGTGTGGCAACTTGAAACGTATGATTCAAAAACAGGaaagtattttattaaagacGGCGGAGTTGAAGGAAATCCTGGTCCTAAGACTATAAGGAATTGGTTCAAAATTGACAAGTATGGGCATGGTTACAAGTTTGTTTATTGCCCTTCAGTGTGCAGTAAATGCAAAGTTATTTGCAAAGATGTTGGAGTTTATATGAAAAATGAACAGAGACGTTTGGCACTCAGTAATGTCCCTCTTgtgttcaattttaaaaaggaagaaTTCACTTCTTGA
- the LOC125872483 gene encoding protein AGENET DOMAIN (AGD)-CONTAINING P1-like, producing the protein MAPIKVTEINSEERHAMLSEFIKSIAFKRQQITKVFQKGDEVEVASQVYGFIGSYYEATIVSSIGAYHYRIKYKNLLTDDESAPLEEMFTSAAIRPVPPHQDETMSENGFRLYDMVNVFANDGWWFGFISGKIGEEYYVYFPTTADNIAYPRHVLRFHQEWSNGKWIVLPRQGKIFDLH; encoded by the exons ATGGCTCCAATCAAAGTGACAGAAATTAATTCAGAGGAACGCCACGCAATGCTCTCAGagtttataaaatcaatagCATTCAAGAGACAACAGATAACAAAAGTATTCCAAAAGGGCGATGAAGTTGAAGTGGCAAGTCAAGTATATGGCTTCATAG GTTCTTACTACGAAGCAACTATTGTTTCTTCCATTGGCGCTTATCATTACAGAATCAAGTACAAGAATCTGTTGACTGATGATGAATCTGCACCACTGGAAGAGATGTTCACTTCAGCCGCGATCCGCCCTGTTCCACCTCATCAAGATGAAACAATGTCAGAAAACGGATTCCGTCTGTACGATATGGTTAATGTATTTGCCAACGATGGATGGTGGTTTGGATTTATCAGTGGGAAAATTGGAGAAGAGTACTATGTCTACTTCCCTACAACTGCAGATAACATTGCATACCCTCGTCATGTGTTGAGATTTCATCAAGAATGGTCTAATGGGAAATGGATAGTTCTTCCAAGACAAGGAAAGATTTTCGACTTGCACTAA
- the LOC125874222 gene encoding protein AGENET DOMAIN (AGD)-CONTAINING P1-like, whose product MASINVTEMNSVQLHQSRMAMLSESIKSIAFKKQQITKDYEKGDEIEVANQELGFIGSYYAATIICSTGDDYYRIKYKTLLTDDESEPLEDVFSAAEIRPVPPHQDETMSENGFRLYDMVDVFDNDGWWFGFISAKVGDEYYVYFPTTGDNIAYPPHVLRFHQEWSNGKWIFLP is encoded by the coding sequence ATGGCCTCAATCAACGTGACAGAAATGAATTCAGTGCAACTCCATCAATCAAGAATGGCGATGCTCTCAGAGTCAATCAAATCAATTGCATTCAAGAAACAACAGATAACGAAAGATTACGAAAAGGGTGATGAAATTGAAGTGGCAAATCAAGAATTAGGCTTCATAGGCTCTTACTACGCAGCAACTATTATTTGTTCCACTGGCGATGATTATTACAGAATCAAGTACAAGACTCTGTTGACAGATGATGAGTCTGAGCCGCTAGAGGATGTTTTCTCTGCAGCCGAGATCCGCCCTGTTCCACCTCATCAAGATGAAACAATGTCAGAAAATGGATTCCGTCTATACGATATGGTAGATGTATTTGACAACGATGGATGGTGGTTCGGATTTATCAGTGCGAAAGTTGGAGATGAGTACTATGTATACTTCCCTACAACTGGAGATAACATTGCATATCCTCCTCATGTGTTGAGATTTCATCAAGAATGGTCTAATGGCAAGTGGATATTTCTTCCATGA
- the LOC125873088 gene encoding uncharacterized protein LOC125873088 → MSTEEENAIEAAAAARRERLRALREAQELLQTPDDDGNKTNEEEDENDVQMKFRNYLPHDKQLQEGKVTPPVLPKFEDPIATLPPPKEKKEDPFLNIVPKKPNWDLRRDVQKKLEKLEKRTMKALTQLMEEEEKKRKIAEEEDTENGGD, encoded by the exons aTGTCGACGGAGGAGGAAAACGCCATAGAGGCGGCGGCAGCGGCGCGAAGGGAGAGGCTGAGAGCCCTCAGAGAAGCTCAAGAACTTCTTCAAACCCCTGACGATGATGGTAACAAGACTAACGAAGAGGAAGACGAAAA TGATGTCCAAATGAAGTTCCGCAATTACCTGCCACATGACAAGCAGCTTCAAGAAGGCAAAGTCACTCCGCCAGTACTCCCAAAGTTCGAAGATCCTATTGCGACTCTACCTCCTCctaaagagaagaaagag GATCCATTTCTAAATATTGTCCCCAAGAAGCCAAATTGGGACCTGCGACGGGATGTGCAAAAGAAACTTGAAAAGCTTGAGAAACGTACCATGAAGGCACTCACTCAACTTATGG aggaagaagaaaaaaagaggaagataGCTGAAGAAGAGGATACTGAAAATGGTGGAGATTAG
- the LOC125874627 gene encoding alcohol dehydrogenase-like 6, whose amino-acid sequence MSLTDSVQNKQPGVITCKAAVAWGPGKPMMIEEVELSPPQSMEIRVKVVCTSLCRSDVTAWLSQAQASIYPRIFGHEASGIVESVGEGVTEFVEGDHVLTLFTGECMSCRHCTSGKSNICQVLGLKRDGVMHGDQKTRFSIKGKPVYHYCAVSSFSEYTVVHSGCVVKVSPIAPLDKICLLSCGAAAGLGAAWKVANISEGSKVVIFGLGTVGLSVAQGAKMRGASQIIGVDMMQEKCEKAKAFGVTDFLNPKDTDEPIPQVINRLTGGGADYAFECIGDTGMVTTALQSCCDGWGLTVTLGVPKQKPEVTVHFGLLLNGRTLTGSLFGGWKPKSEIPSLVEMYLKKEIELDDLITHTLPFEDINTAFDLMKNGTCLRCVIHMPAIEGFPMAGN is encoded by the exons ATGTCCCTTACTGATTCAGTGCAGAACAAGCAGCCTGGTGTCATCACCTGTAAAG CTGCTGTGGCATGGGGACCAGGAAAACCAATGATGATAGAGGAGGTGGAATTGAGTCCACCTCAGTCAATGGAGATTCGTGTTAAGGTTGTCTGTACTTCTCTCTGTCGCAGCGATGTCACTGCTTGGTTGTCACAG GCTCAGGCTTCTATATATCCTCGGATATTTGGTCATGAAGCATCAGG GATTGTTGAGAGTGTTGGAGAAGGAGTGACTGAATTTGTAGAAGGGGACCACGTGCTTACCTTATTTACTGGGGAATGCATGAGTTGCAGACACTGTACCTCAGGCAAAAGCAACATTTGCCAAGTTCTTGGATTGAAACGAGATGGTGTTATGCATGGTGATCAAAAGACGCGGTTCTCTATAAAAGGAAAGCCAGTTTATCATTATTGTGCTGTTTCAAGTTTTAGTGAATACACAGTCGTACACTCTGGTTGTGTGGTCAAGGTTAGTCCGATTGCGCCTTTGGATAAAATCTGCCTCCTTAGTTGTGGAGCGGCAGCAG GTCTGGGTGCTGCTTGGAAGGTTGCAAATATCTCTGAAGGATCAAAGGTGGTCATTTTTGGTCTTGGGACTGTAGGACTTTCT GTTGCACAAGGTGCTAAAATGCGGGGAGCATCTCAGATTATTGGTGTGGATATGATGCAAGAGAAATGCGAAAAAG CAAAGGCTTTTGGAGTGACGGACTTTTTGAACCCAAAGGATACTGATGAACCCATTCCACAG GTTATAAATCGCCTAACTGGTGGAGGTGCAGACTATGCATTTGAATGTATTGGAGATACAGGAATGGTTACCACTGCTTTGCAGTCTTGTTGTGAT GGATGGGGCTTGACTGTCACACTTGGAGTACCTAAGCAGAAGCCGGAGGTAACAGTTCATTTTGGACTTCTTCTTAACGGTAGAACATTGACAGGATCTCTATTTGGAGGATGGAAACCGAAGTCTGAAATTCCTTCATTAGTTGAAATGTATCTAAAGAAG GAAATCGAGTTAGATGACTTGATCACACATACTCTGCCCTTCGAGGACATAAACACAGCTTTCGATCTGATGAAAAATGGGACTTGTTTGCGTTGCGTTATACACATGCCTGCAATAGAAGGTTTTCCAATGGCTGGCAACTAG